The Pogona vitticeps strain Pit_001003342236 chromosome 6, PviZW2.1, whole genome shotgun sequence genome contains a region encoding:
- the LOC110089922 gene encoding cytosolic phospholipase A2 gamma, with amino-acid sequence MSSLYKNEDWSEKMETLEKLQREKLVKGKWDFIKAKKTLLVAARDDHYSLTDFWAYFIVYKMLKELDESKLSDQRKSCENGKNPYPIYAAVDKHTYSRHEAGSWFEFTPHNTGVPGIDGSHSTGAYVDMQELGSVFREGQLNEKRTEKTICYLQGLWGSALASEKEIKKAIIEALLDFLKQDRDAYFPSSSKDSERKAYKHIALLPRNKYETPSMWVKHGPSASPPSMYQYNEAQPSFLFRYKRQNSLEDDDQRCRESHDFSFSILYILDWIRHIHKTNSCILTWTWGTTSNFVYNMPDVKVPNLKRKEVVSLIDAGLAINSGYPLVLDPERNVKLILSFDYSAGDPFETVKKAAEYCKVRGIKFPVINESELQDKDNPSNCYVFRGDNITVMHFPLFNKVNCQDKIAEYRDTFSTFKLKYTDEEIGKLLIAAKKNVADVQQKILEEIKRIVGSSSEKA; translated from the exons ATGTCGTCCCTCTACAAAAATGAAGACTGGTCAGAAAAAATGGAGACATTGGAAAAGCTTCAGCGTGAAAAACTTGTCAAAGGCAAATGGGACTTTATAAAGGCAAAAAAGACTCTGCTGGTGGCGGCAAGGGACGACCATTACTCTCTGACTGATTTCTGGGCCTATTTTATTGTATATAAAATGCTGAAGGAG CTTGATGAAAGCAAATTGTCTGATCAAAGGAAGTcttgtgaaaatggaaaaaatcctTATCCCATTTACGCTGCTGTAGACAAGCACACATACAGTCGTCATGAGGCAG gcAGTTGGTTTGAATTTACACCCCATAACACAGGAGTTCCTGGAATAGATGGCAGTCATAGCACAGGAGCATATGTAGACATGCAAGAACTTGGAAGCGTGTTTAGAGAAGGACAACTGAAtgaaaagagaacagagaaaacGATTTGCTATCTTCAAG GCTTATGGGGAAGTGCCCTTGCAAgtgaaaaagaaatcaagaagGCTATAATTG aggcTTTATTGGATTTTCTAAAACAAGACCGAGATGCATACTTTCCCTCTTCTTCAAAGGATTCAG AAAGAAAGGCATACAAACACATTGCCCTCTTACCCCGGAATAAATACGAGACACCAAGTAtgtgggttaaacatgggccatcagCATCACCCCCTTCCATGTACCAGTATAACGAAGCGCAGCCTTCTTTCTTGTTCCGCTATAAGAGGCAGAATAGCCTGGAGGATGATGATCAGAGATGCAGAGAGTCTCATG atttttctttctcaatcttATATATTTTAGACTGGATCAGACACATCCACAAGACTAATTCATGCATTCTGACATGGACATGGGGAACTACTAGTAATTTCGTATACAACATGC CGGATGTCAAAGTCCCTaatttgaaaaggaaagaagtTGTTTCTCTGATTGATGCTGGGCTGGCCATAAACAGTGGTTACCCTCTTGTTCTTGATCCTGAGAGAAATGTGAAGCTGATCCTGTCCTTTGACTACAGTGCTGGGGACCCTTTTGAG ACTGTCAAAAAGGCTGCTGAGTACTGTAAAGTCCGTGGAATTAAATTTCCTGTTATAAATGAGAGTGAACTGCAGGACAAAGACAACCCATCCAACTGCTATGTCTTCAGAGGAGACAACATAACGGTCATGCATTTCCCGTTGTTTAACAAAGTCAACTGTCAAG ATAAAATTGCTGAATACAGAGACACATTTAGTACCTTTAAGCTTAAGTACACAGATGAAGAAATTGGGAAGCTGCTCATTGCAGCAAAGAAGAATGTAGCAGATGTTCAGCAAAAAATTCTGGAGGAGATCAAGCGTATTGTGGGTTCTTCTTCAGAGAAAGCTTAG